From the genome of Miscanthus floridulus cultivar M001 chromosome 10, ASM1932011v1, whole genome shotgun sequence, one region includes:
- the LOC136488009 gene encoding uncharacterized protein: MKFMAIPNYAYLKLKIPGPGGVITVGTSFQRTYECEVECCGHVTAIIASGELATIKKEVTEEAPDTKKSTRSFNPIEGSKEVLIDPGSTKGKMVRVGTMLSSK, translated from the coding sequence atgaagttcatggccatccccaactatgcatacctcaagctaaaaataccAGGCCccggtggggtcatcaccgtcggcacctccttccagcgcacctatgagtgcgaggtcgagtgctgcggtcaTGTCACAGCAATCATTGCCTCCGGAGAGCTCGCcaccatcaagaaggaggtcaccgaagaagcgcccgacaccAAGAAGTCGACCAGGTCGTTCAATCCTATagagggctctaaagaagtcctcatagaccctggGAGCACCAAGGGTAAAATGGTGCGTgttggtaccatgctttcctccaaatag